CGCCGGACGGTGAGGGGGCGAAGCGGCCGGCGGGCATGACAACACCGTAGGACACCGGCGGTGTTGATACCGTCAGCGACCATGTTCATCTTCGGGCCGATCGGCGCCGCGCAACTGATCCCGGTGATCGGCACCGCGCTGCTGATCCTGGCATGGGTGGCCGCCGCGATCGTCGTGCTCGTGGTGCGCCGGCGGCGTTCGGCGCAGGTGCGGGTCGTGGGCGGGCCGGCGGTGTCCGCGCTGCGGCTGACCAAGAGGTACGGGGACCGCGTCGTGCTCGACGACCTGAGCTTCGAGCTTCCGCCGGGGCGGGTGCTGGCGTTGCTCGGTCCCAACGGGGCGGGAAAGACCACCTTGCTGCGCATACTCGCCGGGCTCGCCGACGCTGACGCCGGGCAGGCGTCGATCTTCGGTGTCCCGGTCACCCCGGGTGCACCGGTCCTCGCGCGGGCCGGCATCACGATCGACGAGCCCGGCGTGGTGCCCCACCTGACCGGACGGCAGAACCTGGTGTCGCTGTGGCGGATCAGCGGCCGGGATCCGGCTGACGCGCACGTGGAGACGGTGATCGAACTGACCGGACTCGGCGCGGTCGCCGACCACCGGGCGGGCACGTACAGCATGGGGCTGCGACAGCGACTCGCCCTGGCCCAGGCCATGCTCGGTCTCCCCGAACTGCTGATCCTCGACGAACCGACGAACGGTCTCGACCCCGATCAGATCGCGGACCTGACCGCGGCTCTCGGCCGGTACTCGGCCACCGGACGCACCATCGTCGTCTCCACGCATCAGCTGCCCGAGCTCGCCGTCCTGTGCACCGACGCGCTGGTGATCCGCGAGGGCAGGGTCGCCTGGTCCGGGCCGCTCGACGCCGTGCCCGCACCCGCCGGTGGCGACTCCGGCTCGCCCGACCGGTTGACCACGGTTTATCGCGCGAGCGGCCGGGCGCCGTCGACGCCGGCGTCCGGGCGACCCGCGCTCGATGCATCGGCGACCAGCCTGCCCGCGATCGACCATGCGGTGGCGCCGGGTGGCGCCCGCTCGCCGCGACCGGCCCTGAGTACGCGGACCGAGATCGCCCGGCAACTGCAACGCCGCGGCACCTGGGTGCTGCTGGCGGCGGCCTGCCTCATTCCGCTGATCTTGGCCGTCGTTCTGCGGATGGGCACCACGGACTTCCTGATCGAGGGCGACGTGCTGGGCCGGCTGGCGACGGCCGGCGCCGCGAATTTCACCGTGGTCACCCTGTTCCTGGGTTCCCAGCTGTTCCTCGTCGTCGCGGTGGCGTACCTGTTCGGGGATTCGATCGCCCGCGAATCGGCCTGGCGGTATCTGCGGGTGCTGGCGACCGTGCCGGTCCCGCGCAGCAGGCTGGTGCTGGTCAAGGCCGCCGCGCTCGCGGCGCTGGTGGCGGTCGGGGTCCTGGTCTACGCCGCGGTGAGCTATCTGGTCGGGTGGGCGTTCTTCGGTTCCGGGACGCTGCTGCCGGTCGCCGGACCCGGCGTGACGGGCGCGCAGATCTACGTCCGGCTCGCCATGATGGTCGGCTACATCCTGGTGTATCTCAGCTGGGTCGCGGCGCTCGCACTCCTGCTGTCGGTGCTCGCCGGGGACAACGCGTCGGTCGCCGCGACGGCGACGATCGCCCTCACTATCGGCAGCCACCTGCTGGGCGCGTTCAGTTCGTTCGGGACCAGCCGGGGGTGGCTGCCGACCCGGAATTACGACGCCTGGGTCGCGGCGAGCCGGCTCGTGTTCGACCCCACCTCGGTGCTGTGGGGGATCTTCCTGTCGCTGCTCTACACGTCGGTGTTCCTGGTGGCTGCTCTCGCGGTGATGAACATCCGCGAGATCCGGCGCTAGTGTCGCGACACAAGGACATGGGCTAGATGTACTTCCCCGACACGTTGTGAACATCTGAGGTGAAGTGAAGACCTCCGGGCAGGATGTGGGTTACCACACTGACATCAAGCCACGGAGGTCTTCATGGTCCACGCTAACGCACCCTTGACGCCGGAGGGCAGACGACGCCTGGCGGTGCTGATCGTCGAGGACGGT
The nucleotide sequence above comes from Gordonia sp. PP30. Encoded proteins:
- a CDS encoding ATP-binding cassette domain-containing protein: MFIFGPIGAAQLIPVIGTALLILAWVAAAIVVLVVRRRRSAQVRVVGGPAVSALRLTKRYGDRVVLDDLSFELPPGRVLALLGPNGAGKTTLLRILAGLADADAGQASIFGVPVTPGAPVLARAGITIDEPGVVPHLTGRQNLVSLWRISGRDPADAHVETVIELTGLGAVADHRAGTYSMGLRQRLALAQAMLGLPELLILDEPTNGLDPDQIADLTAALGRYSATGRTIVVSTHQLPELAVLCTDALVIREGRVAWSGPLDAVPAPAGGDSGSPDRLTTVYRASGRAPSTPASGRPALDASATSLPAIDHAVAPGGARSPRPALSTRTEIARQLQRRGTWVLLAAACLIPLILAVVLRMGTTDFLIEGDVLGRLATAGAANFTVVTLFLGSQLFLVVAVAYLFGDSIARESAWRYLRVLATVPVPRSRLVLVKAAALAALVAVGVLVYAAVSYLVGWAFFGSGTLLPVAGPGVTGAQIYVRLAMMVGYILVYLSWVAALALLLSVLAGDNASVAATATIALTIGSHLLGAFSSFGTSRGWLPTRNYDAWVAASRLVFDPTSVLWGIFLSLLYTSVFLVAALAVMNIREIRR